From one Peredibacter starrii genomic stretch:
- a CDS encoding LysM peptidoglycan-binding domain-containing protein, with product MKSKLSLLFLMSFFCSCAVFKPAPKVVSTNVENDGTQIIELESPIQKELDRQIAQTSGMSAHTVYDNEKKIEALNENKKSKFLQTLAGPYKFHTVKNKESLGAIATKIYGDKRMWKYLKGWNQEVLDNGLSVGMKIKYLPKEHKYFSKFKFNNDQPTRMPASTK from the coding sequence ATGAAATCTAAACTTTCACTTTTATTTTTAATGTCATTTTTCTGCTCGTGTGCGGTCTTTAAACCAGCACCTAAAGTCGTCAGTACGAATGTAGAAAACGATGGAACTCAAATCATTGAGCTTGAGAGCCCTATTCAAAAAGAGCTTGATAGACAGATCGCTCAGACCAGTGGAATGAGTGCTCATACAGTTTATGATAATGAGAAAAAAATCGAAGCGCTGAATGAGAACAAGAAGAGCAAGTTTCTTCAAACTCTTGCCGGTCCTTATAAGTTTCACACTGTGAAAAACAAAGAAAGCCTTGGTGCTATCGCCACAAAGATTTATGGTGATAAACGCATGTGGAAATACCTTAAAGGCTGGAACCAGGAAGTACTGGATAATGGTCTTTCAGTAGGTATGAAAATCAAATATCTTCCAAAAGAGCATAAATACTTTTCGAAATTTAAGTTTAATAACGATCAACCAACTCGTATGCCGGCATCAACAAAATGA
- a CDS encoding response regulator has product MKALSPEISNLQFLIVDDFPSIRVMLSASLKKLGVTKIIQAPGGNEGFKIIQENFAKPNQIQFVITDFNMPTGKGIDLIRQVRDVDGFAKLPIMLLTSQDELEVVLECVQAGANDYMIKPWKDEELAKKITDIWTRNK; this is encoded by the coding sequence ATGAAGGCTCTTTCGCCTGAAATAAGTAATCTACAATTTTTAATCGTCGATGACTTTCCTAGCATTCGTGTGATGCTATCTGCCTCATTGAAAAAACTTGGTGTGACTAAGATCATTCAGGCCCCAGGTGGGAATGAAGGATTCAAAATCATCCAGGAAAACTTCGCGAAGCCAAATCAAATTCAATTCGTGATCACAGACTTTAATATGCCTACTGGTAAGGGCATTGATCTTATCCGCCAAGTGCGTGATGTTGACGGCTTTGCCAAACTTCCAATTATGCTTCTCACTTCACAAGACGAACTAGAAGTAGTGCTGGAATGCGTTCAGGCCGGTGCCAATGACTACATGATCAAACCCTGGAAAGACGAAGAACTGGCCAAGAAAATCACTGATATTTGGACGCGAAACAAGTAG